The genomic window CCCCTTTTTTACAGCATGAACTCTCATACTACGTATAAACAGGTCCTCTACACATTACTCTTAGAAATCCCCAAAGGGCGGGTTACCACGTATAAATCCTTGGCAATCTGCCTTGGTTCTCCCCATTTGGCCCGCTATGTAGGTACCCTTCTTGGACAAAACGAAGATCTTTCCCGGTATCCCTGCTACCGTGTAATATGCTCCAATGGATCAATAGGAGGCTATCGTTTAGGGGTGGAAGAAAAGAGAATACGGCTCTCTAATGATGGTATTACCATTCACAACTCTACCATCGATCTTTCCCGTTACGGATTCTCCTCTTTCTCTTCTATCTCTTTGTAAAAATATGTCTTACAACACGGACACTGCCCCCATCCAGATCCAACTTGGGACGTATCCTTTGCAGGAGATGGCTCTTTTGCTACAGTTACCGTTATAATCCCCGTTGGAACGGTAATTATTGAGTATCCGATAATCATGGTTACCCCAGAGACAAGTCGCCCTACAGCAGTCATAGGAACGATATCACCGTATCCAACAGTGGTAACAGTAATAACAGCCCAGTAGATACCTTGAGTAATAGAGGTAAATCCATGTTCTTCACCCTCTATTACATACATGACCGTTCCAAGAAACACAATAAGAATACTGATACAGATAAAAAAGATGATTATTTTATACATACTTTGCAGAAGCGCCTCTCCCAGCTGTTCTGCTTCACGGGAAAACCGTGCTAACCGAAAAAGACGCAGTATGCGTACTAACCGAAGAATACGAACCATACGTACTGACCCCATACCGGGTATTCCGGTGATGAGTGAGGGGAGAATAGCAAGGATATCAATTATTCCAGCAGGACTGAGAATATAGTCTAGCGGACGTTTTGCCACATACATACGGAGAGCAAGTTCTACACTAAATAATGCTGTAACAAATAATTCAAAGGGAAAAAAGATTCCATGAAACCGAGGAATACTTTCCACAATAACATGGAACGCCGACAATACTATTGCGGTGATAATGGTAAGATTAAAGATCCTTCCCATGGGAGTGTCGGTGTGTGTAACCATACGATCCATGCGTTCTCGAAAAGACGCCATCTCTCACCTCACAAAAATAAAGCACACCATCTCAGATGGTTACCCGATAAAGCAGATCAAGCAAAAAAGCAGAAAGCCCCGCCACTAAAAGGAGTTTCACCCATCGTGCTGCCACTGCATACTCATGCCGTTGAAACGCGTAATACCACAGATAGTGCAGAGGAAAAACCCCCAAAATAACTGCCACAGCATATATCAGCGGAGCTGGCAGAATAAACAAGGGGATACCAAAAAGTACTGCAGTACTCCAAAACAACCTACGCATAAGGCGCGCTCTCTGATCTTGTGAAAGCAAGGCCGATGTATACACACCAACAGCGCGATCACCCGCTTCATCGGCAAAATCCTTCAAGAGTTCACGAATAAGGTTGGCTGCTCCAGCAAGAAGAGCAGGCAAAATCACCTGTTCAATCTGCCCCCCAAAACTTCCATAAAAGAGTGTATATGAAATCAAGAGTGACA from Chitinivibrio alkaliphilus ACht1 includes these protein-coding regions:
- a CDS encoding ion transporter, yielding MASFRERMDRMVTHTDTPMGRIFNLTIITAIVLSAFHVIVESIPRFHGIFFPFELFVTALFSVELALRMYVAKRPLDYILSPAGIIDILAILPSLITGIPGMGSVRMVRILRLVRILRLFRLARFSREAEQLGEALLQSMYKIIIFFICISILIVFLGTVMYVIEGEEHGFTSITQGIYWAVITVTTVGYGDIVPMTAVGRLVSGVTMIIGYSIITVPTGIITVTVAKEPSPAKDTSQVGSGWGQCPCCKTYFYKEIEEKEENP
- a CDS encoding UbiA family prenyltransferase, with the protein product MIRTLRGALRMMRPGNMVMAVGGVTVGWYLSGHGSHGELFFRVACAAASLAYGNVINDLHDYRADCISHPQRPLVRGDISPRQGRFLAFLLGIYALGTAATISFGLFVATVVPLVLLTLYTLWAKATLLWGNILVSLLISYTLFYGSFGGQIEQVILPALLAGAANLIRELLKDFADEAGDRAVGVYTSALLSQDQRARLMRRLFWSTAVLFGIPLFILPAPLIYAVAVILGVFPLHYLWYYAFQRHEYAVAARWVKLLLVAGLSAFLLDLLYRVTI
- a CDS encoding MGMT family protein gives rise to the protein MPLFYSMNSHTTYKQVLYTLLLEIPKGRVTTYKSLAICLGSPHLARYVGTLLGQNEDLSRYPCYRVICSNGSIGGYRLGVEEKRIRLSNDGITIHNSTIDLSRYGFSSFSSISL